The Streptomyces sp. DH-12 genome has a window encoding:
- the cimA gene encoding citramalate synthase, with protein MTATSEPDDSFHVFDTTLRDGAQREGINLTVADKLAIARHLDEFGVGFIEGGWPGANPRDTEFFARARQEIEFRHAQLVAFGATRRAGTTADQDPQVKALLDSGAQVITLVAKSHDRHVELALRTTLDENLEMVRDTVSHLRSQGRRVFVDCEHFFDGYRADPAYAKAVVRAAAEAGADVVVLCDTNGGMLPAQIQAVVATVLADTGARLGIHAQDDTGCAVANTLAAVDAGATHVQCTANGYGERVGNANLFPVVAALELKYGKKVLPDGRLREMTRISHAIAEVVNLTPSTHQPYVGVSAFAHKAGLHASAIKVDPDLYQHIDPEQVGNTMRMLVSDMAGRASIELKGKELGIDLGDDRELVGRVVERVKERELKGYTYEAADASFELLLRAEAEGGPLTYFEVESWRAIVEDRPDGTHANEATVKLWAKGERIVATAEGNGPVNALDRALRVALETIYPQLAKLELVDYKVRILEGKHGTQSTTRVLISTSDGAGEWSTVGVADNVIAASWQALEDAYAYGLLRAGVEPA; from the coding sequence ATGACCGCAACCAGCGAGCCCGACGACTCGTTCCACGTCTTCGACACCACCCTGCGCGACGGCGCCCAGCGCGAGGGCATCAACCTCACGGTCGCCGACAAGCTGGCCATCGCACGGCACCTGGACGAGTTCGGCGTGGGCTTCATCGAGGGCGGCTGGCCCGGCGCGAACCCGCGGGACACCGAGTTCTTCGCCCGGGCCCGGCAGGAGATCGAGTTCCGCCACGCCCAGCTGGTCGCCTTCGGCGCCACCCGCCGCGCCGGCACCACCGCCGACCAGGACCCCCAGGTCAAGGCGCTCCTCGACTCCGGCGCGCAGGTGATCACGCTGGTCGCCAAGTCCCACGACCGGCACGTCGAGCTCGCCCTGCGCACCACCCTCGACGAGAACCTGGAGATGGTCCGCGACACCGTCTCCCACCTCCGCTCCCAGGGCCGCCGCGTCTTCGTCGACTGCGAGCACTTCTTCGACGGCTACCGCGCCGACCCCGCGTACGCCAAGGCCGTGGTCCGCGCGGCCGCCGAGGCCGGCGCCGACGTCGTCGTCCTGTGCGACACCAACGGCGGCATGCTCCCCGCGCAGATCCAGGCCGTGGTCGCCACCGTGCTCGCCGACACCGGCGCCCGTCTCGGCATCCACGCCCAGGACGACACCGGCTGCGCGGTCGCCAACACCCTCGCCGCCGTCGACGCGGGCGCCACCCACGTGCAGTGCACCGCCAACGGCTACGGCGAGCGGGTCGGCAACGCCAACCTGTTCCCGGTGGTCGCCGCGCTGGAGCTGAAGTACGGCAAGAAGGTGCTCCCGGACGGCCGGCTGCGCGAGATGACCCGCATCTCCCACGCCATCGCCGAGGTCGTCAACCTCACCCCCTCCACCCACCAGCCCTACGTCGGGGTCTCCGCCTTCGCGCACAAGGCCGGACTGCACGCCTCCGCGATCAAGGTCGACCCGGACCTGTACCAGCACATCGACCCCGAGCAGGTCGGCAACACCATGCGCATGCTGGTCTCCGACATGGCCGGCCGCGCCTCGATCGAGCTCAAGGGCAAGGAACTCGGCATCGACCTCGGCGACGACCGCGAACTGGTCGGCCGGGTCGTGGAGCGGGTCAAGGAGCGCGAGCTCAAGGGCTACACCTACGAGGCCGCCGACGCCTCCTTCGAGCTGCTGCTGCGCGCCGAGGCCGAGGGCGGGCCGCTGACGTACTTCGAGGTCGAGTCCTGGCGCGCGATCGTCGAGGACCGCCCCGACGGCACCCACGCCAACGAAGCCACCGTGAAACTGTGGGCGAAGGGCGAGCGCATCGTCGCCACCGCCGAGGGCAACGGCCCGGTCAACGCCCTCGACCGCGCCCTGCGGGTCGCCCTGGAGACGATCTACCCGCAGCTCGCCAAGCTGGAGCTGGTCGACTACAAGGTGCGCATCCTGGAGGGCAAGCACGGCACCCAGTCCACGACCCGCGTGCTGATCTCCACCTCCGACGGAGCGGGGGAGTGGTCGACGGTGGGCGTCGCGGACAACGTCATCGCCGCCTCCTGGCAGGCGCTCGAGGACGCCTACGCCTACGGCCTGCTGCGCGCCGGGGTGGAGCCCGCCTGA
- a CDS encoding branched-chain amino acid aminotransferase has product MTTPTIELKPSAHPLSDAEREAILAGPGFGRHFTDHMVTIKWTEGRGWHDGQLVPYAPIPLDPATTVLHYAQEIFEGLKAYRQPDGSVATFRPEKNAERFQRSARRLAMPELPVETFIEACDALVAQDQAWVPAHGGEESLYLRPFMIATEVGLGVKPANEYLFLVIASPAGAYFPGGVKPVSIWVSEDRVRAVPGGMGDAKTGGNYAASLLAQAEAAAKGCDQVCYLDAVEHTWVEELGGMNLYFVYGNKIVTPTLTGSILEGVTRDSLLAVARDLGYEAVEERVSVEQWQRDAENGTLTEVFACGTAAVITPVGTVKRASGEWQQSGGEPGEVTLRLRRALLDIQRGTVEDKHGWMHKLT; this is encoded by the coding sequence ATGACGACGCCCACGATCGAGCTCAAGCCCTCGGCCCACCCCCTCTCCGACGCGGAACGCGAAGCGATCCTGGCCGGCCCCGGCTTCGGCCGCCACTTCACCGACCACATGGTGACGATCAAGTGGACCGAGGGCCGCGGCTGGCACGACGGCCAGCTCGTCCCGTACGCGCCGATCCCCCTCGACCCGGCGACCACGGTGCTGCACTACGCGCAGGAGATCTTCGAGGGTCTCAAGGCCTACCGGCAGCCCGACGGGTCCGTCGCCACGTTCCGCCCCGAGAAGAACGCCGAGCGGTTCCAGCGGTCCGCCCGCCGTCTCGCCATGCCGGAGCTTCCGGTCGAGACGTTCATCGAGGCGTGCGACGCCCTGGTCGCCCAGGACCAGGCGTGGGTGCCGGCGCACGGCGGCGAGGAGTCCCTCTACCTGCGCCCCTTCATGATCGCGACCGAGGTCGGGCTGGGCGTGAAGCCCGCCAACGAGTACCTGTTCCTGGTGATCGCCTCCCCGGCCGGCGCCTACTTCCCGGGCGGCGTGAAGCCGGTCTCCATCTGGGTCTCCGAGGACCGCGTCCGGGCCGTCCCCGGCGGCATGGGCGACGCCAAGACCGGCGGCAACTACGCGGCCTCCCTGCTCGCGCAGGCCGAGGCGGCCGCCAAGGGCTGCGACCAGGTCTGCTACCTCGACGCCGTCGAGCACACGTGGGTCGAGGAACTGGGCGGCATGAACCTGTACTTCGTGTACGGGAACAAGATCGTCACGCCGACCCTCACCGGGTCCATCCTGGAGGGCGTCACCCGTGACTCCCTGCTGGCCGTCGCCCGCGACCTCGGATACGAGGCGGTCGAGGAGCGCGTCTCGGTCGAGCAGTGGCAGCGCGACGCGGAGAACGGCACCCTCACCGAGGTCTTCGCCTGCGGCACGGCCGCCGTCATCACGCCCGTCGGCACGGTGAAGCGGGCGAGCGGCGAGTGGCAGCAGAGCGGCGGCGAACCGGGCGAGGTCACCCTCCGCCTCCGCCGGGCCCTTCTCGACATCCAGCGCGGCACGGTGGAGGACAAGCACGGCTGGATGCACAAGCTGACCTGA
- a CDS encoding 3-isopropylmalate dehydrogenase has protein sequence MSRSIDLAVIPGDGIGQEVVAEGLKVLSAVLPQDVKLETEEYDFGARRYHATGETLTDADLDALRRHDAILLGAIGDPGVPSGVLERGFLLKLRFAFDHHVNLRPSKLLPGVATPLAGQPEIDFVVVREGTEGPYTGNGGTIRKGTPHEVATEVSVNTAFGVERVVRDAFARAQARPRKKLTLVHKNNVLTFAGHLWTNVFTKVAEEYPDVTTDYVHVDAATIYLVTDPGRFDVIVTDNLFGDIITDLAAAVSGGIGVAASGNINPSREYPSMFEPVHGSAPDIAGQGKADPTATVLSVALLLRHLGHDAEAARIEDAVSADLAERGGLPARSTSQIGDALAARVAG, from the coding sequence ATGTCTCGCAGCATCGATCTCGCAGTGATCCCCGGTGACGGCATCGGCCAGGAGGTCGTGGCCGAAGGCCTGAAGGTCCTCTCCGCCGTCCTCCCGCAGGATGTGAAGCTGGAGACCGAGGAGTACGACTTCGGCGCCCGGCGCTACCACGCCACCGGTGAGACCCTCACCGACGCCGACCTCGACGCGCTCCGGCGGCACGACGCGATCCTGCTCGGCGCCATCGGCGACCCGGGCGTCCCGTCCGGAGTCCTCGAGCGCGGCTTCCTGCTGAAGCTCCGCTTCGCCTTCGACCACCACGTCAACCTGCGCCCGTCCAAACTCCTCCCGGGCGTCGCCACGCCGCTCGCCGGACAGCCCGAGATCGACTTCGTGGTCGTCCGCGAGGGCACCGAGGGCCCCTACACGGGCAACGGCGGCACCATCCGCAAGGGCACCCCGCACGAGGTCGCCACCGAGGTCTCCGTCAACACGGCCTTCGGTGTCGAGCGGGTCGTCCGCGACGCCTTCGCCCGCGCGCAGGCCCGTCCGCGCAAGAAGCTGACGCTGGTCCACAAGAACAACGTGCTGACCTTCGCCGGCCACCTGTGGACGAACGTCTTCACCAAGGTGGCCGAGGAGTACCCGGACGTCACCACCGACTACGTCCACGTCGACGCCGCGACCATCTACCTGGTCACCGACCCCGGCCGTTTCGACGTGATCGTCACCGACAACCTCTTCGGCGACATCATCACCGACCTCGCCGCGGCCGTCTCCGGCGGCATCGGCGTCGCGGCCTCCGGCAACATCAACCCGAGCCGTGAGTACCCGTCCATGTTCGAGCCCGTGCACGGCTCGGCCCCGGACATCGCCGGCCAGGGCAAGGCGGACCCCACCGCCACGGTCCTGTCCGTCGCCCTCCTGCTGCGCCACCTCGGCCACGACGCCGAGGCCGCCCGCATCGAGGACGCCGTCTCCGCCGACCTCGCGGAGCGCGGCGGCCTGCCCGCCCGCAGCACCTCGCAGATCGGCGACGCCCTCGCCGCACGCGTAGCCGGCTGA
- the pruA gene encoding L-glutamate gamma-semialdehyde dehydrogenase: MDAVTQVPAPVNEPVHGYAPGSPERARLEAKLKELADNPIDLPCTIGGEKRMGGGERFDVVQPHNHKARLGTYANATRQDAQDAIDAALAAAPAWRAMSFDDRAAIILRAAELLAGPWRETIAASTMLGQSKTAQQAEIDSPCELVDFWRFNVHYARGILAEQPPANSPGVWNRLDHRPLEGFVYAITPFNFSAIAANLPTAPALMGNVVVWKPSPTQTHAAVLLMRLLEEAGLPKGVINLVTGDGLEVSEVALNHRDLAGIHFTGSTKTFQHLWKTVGQNIEKYRTYPRLVGETGGKDFVVAHPSADRAVLKTALTRGAFEYQGQKCSATSRAYIPASIWNSGFKEEFAAEVDGIPMGDVTDLSNFIGAVIDERSFAKNKAAIDRAKEDPACTIVAGGTYDDSVGYFVRPTVIECTDPENEVFRTEYFGPILAVHVYEDEKYDEMLTQMESVSDYALTGSVIANDRAAAAYTMEKLRYAAGNFYINDKSTGAVVGQQPFGGGRASGTNDKAGAPQNLMRWTLTRAIKETLVPPTDYTYPHMG; this comes from the coding sequence ATGGACGCTGTGACCCAGGTCCCCGCCCCCGTCAACGAGCCGGTGCACGGCTACGCCCCCGGAAGCCCCGAACGGGCCCGCCTGGAGGCCAAGCTCAAGGAGCTGGCCGACAACCCGATCGACCTGCCCTGCACCATCGGCGGCGAGAAGCGGATGGGCGGCGGCGAGCGCTTCGACGTCGTGCAGCCGCACAACCACAAGGCCCGCCTCGGCACCTACGCCAACGCCACCCGGCAGGACGCCCAGGACGCCATCGACGCGGCCCTCGCCGCCGCCCCCGCCTGGCGCGCGATGTCCTTCGACGACCGTGCGGCGATCATCCTGCGCGCCGCCGAGCTGCTGGCCGGCCCCTGGCGCGAGACCATCGCCGCCTCCACCATGCTCGGCCAGTCCAAGACCGCCCAGCAGGCCGAGATCGACAGCCCCTGCGAGCTGGTCGACTTCTGGCGCTTCAACGTCCACTACGCGCGCGGCATCCTCGCCGAGCAGCCCCCGGCCAACTCCCCGGGCGTGTGGAACCGTCTCGACCACCGGCCGCTGGAGGGCTTCGTCTACGCGATCACGCCCTTCAACTTCAGCGCCATCGCCGCCAACCTGCCGACCGCGCCCGCGCTGATGGGCAACGTCGTGGTGTGGAAGCCGTCCCCGACGCAGACCCACGCCGCCGTGCTGCTGATGCGGTTGCTGGAGGAGGCCGGGCTGCCCAAGGGCGTCATCAACCTGGTCACCGGCGACGGCCTGGAGGTCTCCGAGGTCGCCCTGAACCACCGCGACCTGGCCGGCATCCACTTCACCGGCTCCACCAAGACCTTCCAGCACCTGTGGAAGACGGTTGGCCAGAACATCGAGAAGTACCGCACCTACCCGCGCCTCGTCGGCGAGACCGGCGGCAAGGACTTCGTCGTCGCCCACCCGAGCGCGGACCGCGCGGTGCTGAAGACCGCGCTGACCCGCGGCGCGTTCGAGTACCAGGGCCAGAAGTGCTCGGCCACCTCGCGCGCGTACATCCCGGCCTCGATCTGGAACTCCGGCTTCAAGGAGGAGTTCGCGGCCGAGGTGGACGGCATCCCGATGGGTGACGTCACCGACCTGTCGAACTTCATCGGCGCCGTCATCGACGAGCGGTCCTTCGCGAAGAACAAGGCCGCCATCGACCGCGCCAAGGAGGACCCGGCCTGCACGATCGTCGCGGGCGGCACCTACGACGACTCGGTCGGGTACTTCGTCCGCCCGACCGTCATCGAGTGCACCGACCCGGAGAACGAGGTCTTCCGCACCGAGTACTTCGGCCCGATCCTCGCCGTGCACGTCTACGAGGACGAGAAGTACGACGAGATGCTGACCCAGATGGAGTCGGTGTCGGACTACGCCCTCACCGGCTCGGTCATCGCGAACGACCGCGCGGCGGCGGCGTACACGATGGAGAAGCTGCGCTACGCGGCCGGCAACTTCTACATCAACGACAAGTCGACCGGCGCCGTGGTCGGCCAGCAGCCCTTCGGCGGCGGCCGGGCCTCCGGCACCAACGACAAGGCGGGCGCCCCGCAGAACCTGATGCGCTGGACGCTGACCCGCGCCATCAAGGAGACGCTGGTCCCGCCGACCGACTACACGTACCCGCACATGGGCTGA
- a CDS encoding proline dehydrogenase family protein, translating into MLGPVILAASRSDRMRRLISAAPVTKQVVDRFIPGETVDEVLPIVQELTGNGLELTMDVVGEDITTPEQAEAARDAYLELIDRLKPLELGPRAEMSVKLSMFGQALPGGHELALANVRPVVEAAAEIGTTVTLDAEDHTTLDSMFAIHEELRKDVPQTGCVIQAYLFRTEEDARRLAAAGSRVRLVKGAYKEPAEVAYQQKHEIDKAYVRILRTLMEGEGYPMIGSHDPRLIAIAQELARTAGRKLDEYEFQMLYGIRGDEHLRLAAEGHRMRVYTAYGTDWYGYFMRRLAEKPANLRFFARSMITKG; encoded by the coding sequence GTGCTGGGTCCCGTGATTCTCGCCGCGTCGCGCAGCGACCGGATGCGACGCCTGATCTCGGCGGCCCCGGTGACCAAGCAGGTCGTCGACCGCTTCATCCCCGGCGAGACCGTGGACGAGGTCCTGCCCATCGTCCAGGAGCTCACCGGCAACGGCCTGGAACTCACCATGGACGTCGTCGGCGAGGACATCACCACTCCCGAGCAGGCCGAGGCCGCCCGTGACGCCTACCTGGAGCTGATCGACCGGCTGAAGCCGCTGGAGCTCGGCCCGCGCGCCGAGATGTCGGTGAAGCTGTCGATGTTCGGGCAGGCGCTGCCCGGCGGGCACGAACTGGCCCTCGCCAACGTCCGCCCGGTCGTCGAGGCCGCCGCCGAGATCGGCACCACGGTCACCCTGGACGCGGAGGACCACACCACCCTCGACTCGATGTTCGCCATCCACGAGGAGCTGCGGAAGGACGTCCCGCAGACCGGCTGCGTCATCCAGGCCTACCTCTTCCGGACCGAGGAGGACGCGCGCCGGCTCGCCGCCGCGGGCAGTCGCGTACGGTTGGTGAAGGGCGCCTACAAGGAGCCCGCCGAGGTCGCCTACCAGCAGAAGCACGAGATCGACAAGGCGTACGTGCGCATCCTGCGGACGCTGATGGAGGGCGAGGGCTACCCGATGATCGGGTCCCACGACCCGCGCCTGATCGCCATCGCCCAGGAACTGGCCCGCACCGCCGGACGCAAGCTCGACGAGTACGAGTTCCAGATGCTCTACGGCATCCGCGGGGACGAACACCTGCGGCTCGCCGCCGAGGGCCACCGCATGCGCGTCTACACGGCCTACGGCACCGACTGGTACGGCTATTTCATGCGGCGTCTGGCGGAGAAGCCGGCCAACCTCCGGTTCTTCGCCCGCAGCATGATCACCAAGGGCTGA